Genomic segment of Xanthomonas sp. DAR 35659:
GCGTGGCGCGCAACGAAGTGGATTGCCTGGCTTTCGTCGCCGGCGTGTTCGCGCTGGAGCACGCGGAGGCGATTCCGTCGCAGGCCTTGCTGGAGGCCTGTCGCGATGGCTGGTGGTACGCCGCGAAGTTGCCGGGCGCACGCATGATGCTGGCCTTGGCGCTGGAGCCGCGGCGGCAGCGGCATTTCCTGGAGACGGCGGTGTGGCTGGCGGCGGCGCAGCAGACGCGGCACGTCGCGCACTGGCTGGCGCGCAGCGGTGCGACCTTGCCCGCTGGCGGCGGCCTGATCGCCGCACTGGGTCCGTCGGCGATCCTCAGCCGCGTGGTCGGGGAGGACTGGCTGGCGGTGGGCGACGCGGCCAGCGCCTACGATCCGTTGACCGCGCACGGCATCGTCAAGGCGTTGCAGGACGGCGAAGCGGCGGCGCACGCCCTGGCGGCGCAGTTGCAGGGCGCTGGCCCGGCGCCGCTGGCGGCCTATCAGGAGGGCGTGTTCGCGCGCTTTCGTGCCTATCTGCGCGAGCGCGGCGCCTTGTACGCGCGCGAGCGGCGCTGGGCGCAAGCGCCGTTCTGGCAGGCGCGCCTGGCGGCGTGATCCGGCTGCTGCGCGGCGCTGGGCGGGCGCTGTGGCGTAACGACGGCGCAGTGCCTACCGCCGCATGCGGGTGCCGAGGTCAGCCGTCGCCGCGTGCGTGGCGATCCGGACACGGCGTCGCGATGCCCAGCCGTTGCGCCAGGCGCCGCGCATCGAACGGCGCATGCACCTTCATGTCGTTGTCGAAGTAGCAGTACACGTCGCGGCGCACGCGCCGCGCGGCGGCCGGACCCGCGCGTTGCGGCGCCGCCGGCTCGCCGCCGCGGTGCCAGGCGTCGATCCGTTCCGCCCAGGCGTCCAGCGCTTCGTCGCTGTAGCCGCTGG
This window contains:
- a CDS encoding FAD-dependent oxidoreductase, with the translated sequence MASAEPIGAMAANARHAVAIVGGGAAGCATALALAARGIEDVVVVDMGRVAGWRLGEALAPTASAALQRLGVWDAFLAQRPLASAGSCASWGAPELGYNDFIVAGQGKGWHVDRAAFDAMLAASVPARGGTLLRGLRLGAIGRDADGSHVLDLHGEHGAVRRLRAGFLVDASGIAAAAVRRLGVARNEVDCLAFVAGVFALEHAEAIPSQALLEACRDGWWYAAKLPGARMMLALALEPRRQRHFLETAVWLAAAQQTRHVAHWLARSGATLPAGGGLIAALGPSAILSRVVGEDWLAVGDAASAYDPLTAHGIVKALQDGEAAAHALAAQLQGAGPAPLAAYQEGVFARFRAYLRERGALYARERRWAQAPFWQARLAA